From the genome of Miscanthus floridulus cultivar M001 chromosome 10, ASM1932011v1, whole genome shotgun sequence, one region includes:
- the LOC136486014 gene encoding uncharacterized protein produces MAILGSSYTTLLMSLAPPAPAKSYPAAGSLQLRSRQPAAASSVAALRWASCKDKESPSRAAVFACHAQKYTYNIERDVLLHIPTLSGDNWSVMEDRDHFILKFRVGESTSNEKLEVTTTEDLARLVIKYRVGGGGGDHKDASADDDNPASSLNVQLTMPPGYDGRNAKGMMSSNGWLIIAIPKPKHEARKIDISPPPSSSHQQ; encoded by the exons ATGGCGATCTTGGGCTCCTCCTACACCACCCTCCTGATGAGCCTGGCGCCGCCAGCTCCGGCAAAATCCTATCCCGCAGCGGGATCACTGCAGCTCCGCAGCAGACAGCCGGCGGCGGCTTCGTCAGTAGCGGCTCTGCGTTGGGCCTCATGCAAAGACAAGGAGTCGCCGTCCCGGGCTGCTGTCTTCGCGTGCCATGCGCAGAAGTACACGTACAACATCGAACGCGACG TCCTGCTGCACATTCCCACATTATCGGGCGACAACTGGAGCGTCATGGAAGACAGGGACCACTTCATCCTCAAGTTCAGGGTGGGAGAGTCGACGAGCAATGAGAAATTGGAGGTTACAACGACGGAGGACCTGGCGCGCCTGGTCATCAAGTACAgggtcggcggtggcggcggcgaccacAAGGACGCCTCCGCCGACGACGACAACCCAGCGAGCTCGCTGAACGTCCAGCTCACGATGCCTCCCGGCTACGACGGCAGGAATGCCAAGGGGATGATGTCGTCCAACGGCTGGCTCATTATCGCTATCCCCAAGCCTAAGCACGAGGCCAGGAAGATAGACATCtcgccgccaccgtcgtcgtccCACCAGCAGTGA